A region of the Hypomesus transpacificus isolate Combined female unplaced genomic scaffold, fHypTra1 scaffold_160, whole genome shotgun sequence genome:
CAAGTCTTCCACACGGATGCTTTGGGGGATACAGAGTTCAGCGCTTAACTTAACTGTCTGATTAATGATTTGACCTTCAATGCGGGGCTATGGAATAAAAAATCTATTTCATATTTAGTTTGTTATAACATTTATAATCGTATTTATATATGTAACTTGTATATCATTTTAGAGGTTTAATTCAAGTATAATCCGATTTAAATTCACAAcgtcatttattttttatttacctcGTTCGGTGTGGTAGCACCGTTGTTCACCGATGCACTCCGGTTTTGCGCACTCCATGCCAGGTTGTCTGCCCCCTTTGCCTCATTGTTTCTCGGGGTGCTTCCTGGGCTGCACGGCTTTAAGAACATGAAGTCACTTTTGGCTGACTCGGGGGTTAGACACACTTTATAGCAGTATGCTTGGGAGAGGGTACTGTTGCCGTTCACCTCCATACAGTTAGTTGGCACTTTAGTTCCGGAGGATATCTGCAGGTTTAGATTTGATTTCTTGAAAACCTCAGGAGGTGGTTCAGGCTGGAAGCCcccgcagcagcagcaggcaaACGGGGGGAGGTTATACCCACTAAtggtctctctgtccttgtagCACTTGACCGCGGCCAGCACGATAATAGCCACCAGGAAAATTAGCGAGATGGTGCTCAGTGACACGATCAAGTACAGGGCAAGGTTGGAGGGGGGCTGCGGGCTGAGTGTGAGGTCGCCAAAGTCTGACAGCGACTCAGGCACGCTGTCGAccacagagaggaggatggagacagtGGCTGAGAGCGGCGGCTGGCCGTTGTCCTTCACCAGGATGACAAGTCTCTGCCTCATAGCGTCTTTATCTACCAACCGGCGAATAGTCCTGATTTCTCCCGTGTAGAGGGCAACGCTGAACAGACCGGGGTCGGTAGCTTGCAGCACTTGGTAGGACAGGCGGGAGTTCTGTCCTGCGTCCGCGTCCAAAGCCGTGATTTTAGCAACCAAGTAACCCGCGTCCACTGACCGCGGGACCACTTCCGTGGCCACGGTCCCGTTTTTGGGTAACGGGGACACTATAACCGGTGCGTTGTCATTCTGGTCCAAAACAAAGACGTTGACAGTGACGTTGTTGCTGAGCGGAGGAAAACCAGCATCCTGGGCCTGCACCAGGATCTGGAAGTTTCTCAATTGTTCATAATCAAAGGAGCGTAGCGCGTAGATATTTCCATTGTCAGAGTTGATGGAGACGTAAGTGGACACGGGCATGCCCTGAATCTGACCCTCCAGAATAGAGTAGGACAGATAAGCGTTCTGATTGGAATCGGGGTCGAAAGCTGTGACTGAGCAAATGGAAGCGCCCGGGGCATTATTCTCGgtcacatatactgtatatgatgGCTGGGCGAAGCGCGGGGGGTTATCGTTGATATCAGACACTTGAACGAGGATGGTTTTCCTAGTCGAAAGCGACGGGGAACCCAAGTCTCGAGCAGTGAGAGTTATGTTGTACTCGGACACAGCCTCTCTGTCTAGAAATTCGCTCGTCACCAGTGTGTAATAATTTTTAAATGACGAGTGGAGCTGAAATGGGACATTGTTAGGGATCTGGCAGTCCACATTCCCGTTTTCTCCCGAGTCCCGGTCCATAACACTGATAACGGCTATGACCGTCCCCGGTGGTGCGTCCTCCTGGACGGGTGTAGACACAGAGGTGAGGATGACTTCTGGTGCGTTGTCATTCACGTCTACGATATCCACCAATACTTTACTGTGCACCGCCACGGCAGAAGGACCCCTGTCCTTAGCTTGCACATACAGCTCATACACACTGGCTTTCTCATAGTCCACCACCCCCTTCACACGGATCTCACCCGTGTATGGATCCACGCTGAACAGCTCTCGCACCTTCAGAGGAGCGTGCCCACTAAACGCATAGGATACCTCTCCGTTCGAGCCCTCGTCCACGTCCGTGGCGTTAAGTTTCAGCACGAGCGTCCCTCTCGGTGCGTTTTCCACGAGACTCGCTCGGTAAACGGGTCGGTCGAAAACGGGCACGTTATCATTGGCATCCAGCACTGTTATAGTTATGATCGCAGTGCCTGAGCGCTGTGGTGACCCACCGTCCACTGCAGTGAGCACCATCTCGTGCGTCTTCCGCTGTTCCCGGTCCAGCGGGGTCTCCAGCACGAGCTCCGCGAACTTACTCCCGTCATTACGCGTCTGAATGTTCAGCACGAAGTGTTCGTTTGAGCCAAGCTGGTAAGAGCGGAGCGAGTTGGTACCCACGTCTTGGTCCTGAGCACTCTCTAATGGGAAGCGGGATCCTGGCGCCGCTGACTCGGTAATATCAAGATTAAATTCGCTCCAAGGGAAGTTCGGAGAATTATCGTTGACGTCCAAAATCTCAACTTCCACTCGATACAGTTCTAATGGATTTTCAATAACAACTTGTAAGTGTAAAAAACAAGATGGACTCTGTTCACATAGCTCCTCCCGATCAATTTTTTCGTTTACAAACAGAATGCCGTTTTCCAAGTTTACCTCTAAGTATTGTTTCTTGGCACCAGAAACTATACGAAACCGACGGGCAGACAGCTTGGCCACATCCAAGCCTAAGTCCTCGGCGATGTTACCAACGAAAGCCCCGTGCTCTAGCTCCTCTGGGATGGAGTACCGAATTTGAGCGAGAACCAAGTCCACCACACAAGCGCACACCAGCAAACACACCACCAGCCCGGTCAGGGGTGTCCATCGGGTCCTCGCGAACCTATTTTCCATCTCAGAGGCGCTTAAAGAATACCTCAGCAGAGATAACAGGGAGGCAAGAGCTTACCTCTCACTGACATCATAACAGGATTTACGGGATTTGATTGACTTTAAAGATTGGACTATTCGTATAGGCACAAAAAAGTTCCAAGCAGATGTTTCCTATGAAATGCTGTGTAGGTGTCCTTTTTGCAAAACCGATtcgcaacaaaacaaaacaaaaatggctTAACTTAGCAAAAGAGGGCAAAgcgtatctctctctgtgttgtgcTCCCTGCGCGTAGAACCAGTTGTGTGTGAGCGCGGGAGGCTCGCTCTTTGATTTTCCAGTGTATAAGACATCGAGAAGAgctggtggggaggggtgtgCGTGCAGGCGGAGAAACGGTGGGGGGCGTATTGGAGGACAGCGACATGAGAGCAGCGACTCTAATTACTATCCCACAGTTAACCCCTACATTGCGTTCAGCTCCCTTAAATACGATTGAAGAGCCGCGAAAGCGTAACTTTCCGTCAACACATCGGGGACAGATTTGGATTGGGGCTAAATTGCTTTTCATCGAGGGTGTCGTTTTCTAGTAGGTTTCTTTTTGTGGTGAGCGCGCGTTTAGGATGGATTATCTTGGTGCGCACAGCCCTACACGGAGCATCTGTATTGTGGTTTGACCCACACTGAAATACAAAGAAACAAAAAGGTTTTCCACCatggaaaacaacatttaaCTAGGCCTACTTTGTTCGAATATGATTAGATGTGACTCATAACACATTTATAGTTTAATCTACAAACAGAATCCTCGATGGGTCATTTAATTTTAATAGACATTTCTGAGTTTGGCTTGGGGTATGAATGTGATGACAGAGATGGTCATTCGGCTGGTATCCTCTTCCAAATACGTAGGATAGGCTATTACACAGTTTAAGTCGTGTAAGTAGACCTGAACACATATCAACACAATCAACATAATAGCTCAATGTAATGCAGCCATAATCACACTTCATTTTAATCTATCACAAGGCTATTTGGATTATATGAGGTCAAATGGTGGTAAATAATTTGTAGACATAATTTTGAGAGTTTTATGAATCCGAGAATGACAAATGGGGTGTTCGCCACGACTAAACCCTTGACCAAGTATAATTTGAACAGATGTAAATACCACCGAATAACTTTATAAGATTATGAAGCGTCTGTCATTGCTTTGATAAAATAAAGAGGACAGGCCATGTCTCAAGAGAACTGCTTGCCCACATCTAATCTTTCTCCCATTAATCCATGGATGCAGGCGTCACTCATACAGACATAGCGCGCAAAGGCTCCACAGGCGCGCTCCCCTTCACTTCTAACTCGAGTTGCATTCTAATGAAAAAGTGACACGATCCAAAGGAAAGTTTCCCCACACCACTCAAAACCAAGAGACGATCTTCCGCCCACCCCTGCCCAGAATACTACCATCTTCTATTCGAAAGAAAGTACaaataatacaataaaaataAGTCCTCAGGTTTAAATAACCAGAAAACACAATCTGCTCTCAGACTTAACCTCCAGCAGATGGTTAAGCTTCTCCAGAAATGATTACATTTCTGAAAAAAACACCAGTTCCATTGGTTTCCTCGTCTTTTTAATTAACGGAGTGAGGATTAGTGTGCAGCTATCCGGGATCAACCGTTCCCCAACAGAAGAATACAAATGTTTTGTGATAAATAATCCCAAAGCACTCTGTTGGATGTACCGACAGTCCCCCGGTGCCTGTTACATTAACATGCATTACACGGAGCATTAAGCTCGTTTCATCCGCCCCTTGCCTTACACCCTCCTTTGTCCGACAGCAGAGCACCATTACTTTCTCTAAACTCTTTGCATCATGATCACCAACGACCACCTGTCCATGACCCCATAACAACACTGAGGTCATGTGTCtttgtctgtgagtgagtgagtaagtgagtgagtgagtgagtgagtgagtgagtgattgataaagagacatggaggaggaagtTAAGAGAacgtgagagaaagacagagtgggAGACCATGAGGATCCTTTGTAAAAATGGCCCGCGAAAGCTTGCGAGGCCGGGGTTTTCAATTAAGGGTAGTTCAATTTCAATTAATTCAGTCAATAACATAAACATTCGAGAGTATTTCGTGCCTCTGAAGAATGTGAATGAAAATGAATCTGACCCCCATTTTTCGAACCTCTGGTAGCCACTGGAAGAATGATCGTACTTTGAATCCACATTTCATTCCTTATCCTTGAGCGCCATCTACCGGACATTTATATAATGTGGCTTACATTACATGAAACACAAGACGTCATCAGAAACATATTTTGTATACACGTAATTTAAGATGTATTTGGAGGTATTTAATTGGACCACTTTTTGCGTCTTGTAATAGGCTActtattgtgtgtctgtgtgtgtgtgacattaaACAACTCCccaaatataggcctatagtcGAGAAAAATATATGATGGGGCATGGGGGGCATGAGGGGATAGCCTACAGACCGTGCCTGCACAAGGGTGTCCTTATAGTAGATTTTTAACCTAGATTTCCATCAACTAAGGAGGATTCATGATTAAAGCACAATTAAGCGAAATACATTTGAGACATGTGACATAACAAGCTACATTTCCATGTCATTTCTTGTAAACACATCATATTCATTGGAGTTCATAACCACAATAGTACTTTTGCCTTACCACAATAAAAATATGACAACATCTCAAAACGTTAAATTACGGCCGGGGAAGTAACTAAGGCTTGAAGGGGTTTCAGTTTTGGAAGAAAAAAGTAAGAACAAGCTAGCGCGATAAAAGCCGGAAACAGAATGAACCTTTGTTTTTTTCTCACATGTGCTAAAACTTCAGATATTTAAAGATCAAAATCATTTttgaacaaaaataaaaacggTAGACAGCGCCCGTGGTTCCGAACCATGGTCCGCGAACCTTGGAAGAAAGTCATTCGCTTGAATAGAtgtaaccactgagctaaactACCGCGATAGCATTCGGTCTTTTAGAACATTTAGTACCTGTCGTAACCACAGAGTACAGGTTATGGTAGTGGTAACCCATTAGTTCTGACATCGTCAACAGACAATTTACCTTTTAATTTTGCTTTTATCCTggcgttttactctcttttattACTAAGAGTTCTGCCCTGACCACCTTGTTTGTTAAAAAAATGTTGAAATGTCATAATATAGCCCACTATATTTATTGAAGTCTGAGATGATTTATTATTGGTTAAAATAGGCTACCAGGGATTATCAAGAAAGGCAGGATCACGTAATTCGAATTGACCTGTTGTTAAACTTCACATTTAATGATAGTAGTTTTAATTTTCTGAGGATAGAATGGTAGTTTTGTTCCTTATCCTAGAGTGCCTCCTACCGGACACTGGGGTAGCCTACAATAGACACAAGACATGAAAAGACAAACATTGACTATTTAAAAGCGTGGGCTATTACAAAATGAGAGTATATTTTGGGGGAATGTGCACTTTTCAGAATACATTACATCTTATCAAACCTCAAAGATCTAAAAGATTATAGTTAAATTTCTCAAAACGCTAGACAGTGCCCGCGGTTCGAACCAACGTCCCGCGAAACGTCAGTGTTGTAGCATAAGACACATGAGTTGGAAGTAACCGCTGAGCTAAACTAGCGCAACAATCCTTTGctcaaaaaaagtttaaaaagttTTTGTCTGTACCTACGTCATAGAGGTGTAATGGAGATTTAATTGCCAACGAGGACATTATTTTGTAAGATATCAGCTTCATCTAAAAAACAAAAATCAGTTTCAATGTATTGCATATAGGCTCTCTTAAATTATGTTTTTTCGTTGTAATTGAAACTGAACAGTCagaaaataaaagacttgagggATGTGAGTGAGCCAAGTGGTCAATTGTTTGGCTAATACCACAattagacacaacacaacagcTGTTATAAATAAGTAGCCAAGTTTGTGATTAAAAACCCGTTCACATCTGTGCCAAAACTGCTTGACAAATACGGAAAAGACGAGTATGGAGCAGGGAGGTGTGCCTCTATTAATATTCCACTAGGgggaaacaaatacaaatacatttcgAGGTGGGCAGTGTTTACTGGTTTCAATGGGTTTACAAGAGTGAGTGACTGAGTAAAATGAATGTCCGTTCCCTATCGTCCTTACACCCTAGCTGAAGTAGATACTATAAATATATGAATGCAACTAAACACATCCCATctaatgcatgcatgtgtgtgtgctcgcacttgcatatgtgtgtgtgtgtggccaggcaTGTGCATGCATGACCCCTTTGGGAAGATAACTTTTGATTGCTGCAGCAGAtgtgaaagggagaaagagaaagacagggattgaagagaaaaggaggagataGACAgcggaagagagaaagagtgtgcgAGAGAAAGGCACACAGACAAAGGGAAATACAACAAGACACAATGGAGGAGATTAATAAGCTAAGGAGAGagtaaggaggaggaagaaaggaaggagggagagagagagaaagaggagaagataaaggagagagacactTCCTTAACCGTCAAGTGCATCTTCTCGTGTCCAGTGCCCTCAGGTCTCGATGTCATCACCTCATCCATCACTAGTTGAGGACAGACGGATTCAAACAGAgatgaggggaaaggaggaCGGACAGAGGAGGGGTGTCACTGGAGAGACCGatccataaaaataaaaaaacaagtgtGGAAGAATATGAAAGAGAGCAAGGAGACAAAGCCGAAAGGTGGAGAGATGTGAAGGTatagggaggcagagggagagggagagggagagagagagagagagagagagagagagagagagagagagagagagagagagagagagagagagagagagagagagaaagaaagaaagaaagaaagagagagagaatggagagttTCTTCCACATGCTCCTCAGCTGTGTAAACTGAAGTTCTGCTCTGCGTCTCGGATTCCCCCCAAAAAGGGGGATATTTATAGGAGGCTGGCACTGGCGGCCCACGGACTCTTGCACTGCAACACCccctaatattattattattactttaTACGCGCAAAAATGGAAAATGTCAGCAACCTGAGAGGCctggagagacagtgtgtatGCACACGTATGTCTgtcagagtgagtgtgtgtgtgtgtgtgcgtgcttgtgtgttcgTGAGAAAGTGTGTTGGGAAGAGAATGAGTATGAGTATTTatatgagaggggagagggaaagaagagagggggtgagagaacaGATGcagagaaaataaagaaaaggggacagagagaaagaacagaggaACGGAGCGAAGTTGGCACGTATCGAGGGGTGTAACCTGATCCACTGAACTTATTAGAGCTGTCaaggaacgagggagagagagaaaagagagggaaggagtgaaagaggggtggagtggtggcagacagacacagacatgagcacatattccagctCCAGATTATAAGATTCCCGCAAGTTACACAGACGTGtcgaaacagagagagagagcacacacacacacacacaaaggcagagCCTAACAGGacctcacacacatatatgcacacataaacatatACACATTCAAATCAAACCCACATCCACCTGGCAACAGATGGGGACACATGCAGATGCACAAACATCCCAATAGACATAACACATACATaagtatacacacgcacacacatacacacacactgggaggaAAGGAAATACCAGAGAGAACAGGTGGGGGCAGTGATAGAGATCTATCAGGAGCTCTTTGATCTTCCCCATTCCAGTCGCTGCTGTCACAGACAAAGAAATATAGATTAGCTCCTACGTGTcaatatatattcatgtgtaTATCCTGTAAATTACTGTATACTTCAGAAGTGAAAAGAAGCAAGAAGCCAGTTTCCAAAATTGTCAGGAAAAATGGACAGTTAAGTTTGTATTTAAACTCCCAATTTCCATCATTACTCACAGTACCTGTTTGAAACCTGACAGTCCAGCATCCAGTCTGGGTGCATGAGGGGAAGGACAGCCATGGAAGCCTTCAAACTCAGGCCTCAAGTGAGCTAACACAGTTTCACAAGCCTCATGTGAGATGACATAGACACAAGACACTCTATAACCCTCTTTCTTATTATCTTGTTATGGTAGATGGGCAATGATCATATCGGcaacattcagtggtatttgtTAACGACATGCTTTGTCCTGAAGGTGGCAGTATTGAGAAGAGCTTCAGGCATTTCACCCCCTACCAGGAGTGTCATTGGTAACTTAACCAGTATGATACAGTTATATTCCGTTCCAGTGAAACTTCTTAACTGTAGTCATTATCCTCATTGTTGTCCCAACCACCTTTTCTCTTCCTCATAGAATCCAGACACTGCTCCATCCTCCCACTGAGACCAGTCAGATACAGTAAGAAAGGAAGAGTAGAGGAGAAGAGACAAGGAAAGGATAGAAGACAGACTGGGGGGGACTGACCCAATGTTCTAATCTGGCTCACACTTGTGTCCACCGAGGACAGAGACCAAAgctcagaatgtgtgtgtgtgtgtgcgtgtgcgtctgtgtgtgtgtgtcctcagggtGACCTTAACGTTAGGGCACATTACAGCAAATCACTCAGTAGCATGTCACATCACAGGAAAGTCTAAGAATCTCCCTAGTATCAGCCAACATTGTGATGTGTAAATGAGACCNNNNNNNNNNNNNNNNNNNNNNNNNNNNNNNNNNNNNNNNNNNNNNNNNNNNNNNNNNNNNNNNNNNNNNNNNNNNNNNNNNNNNNNNNNNNNNNNNNNNCGCAGAGAAtcaatggagggagggagggagggaaaaaaggagGGAGGCGGTGAAGCCCTTGCGTTCGCCTCGTCTTCCTCTGTGTGGTTTGAACCGGGTTCACGTTACTGCCTCGGCCCATTCACACAACCAAGTTTCCCTTCCTTGGCGACCCCTGCTCTCCAGACCACGGTTCCCATGGCCTGTGGAGCGTATCTTCTGCTGAAAAACGCTCCTCAAAAGACAAGACAGGCTGCCCAAAGCCACCATCAGGCTCAGACACCGAAgcattgtgagagagaaaagaaaagaggagaagagggaggtgtAGAATGAGAttgttgggggggtgggtgaaGGTATAAACATGtagcaagggagggagagataggagagtgggagagagaaacacaaatagagAAAAAGGGGTATTGATTTCCTCTGACCCCTTTGTTGACTAAGGTCGTGTAGGAACCATTTTAGGGATTTATTTTTAAAAAGGCAAAGATGCTCTGTAAAGATATGGACTCAGTAAAAGACAATTGGCTGGGGGGGTGTgatgggtgggaggggggggggggctaatgttATACACTCAACCGGATTCTGGAAGAAATCACgagattgcacacacacacacacatataaacacacccaCTCCTTTCAAACAACAGTCTCACAGACAGTCCAAATGTAGTCTCTCCGGCTTGCCAGTAGGTCTACCTCCTAGGCCTGGTCCGCTCCCTatttcttttttatgagctCCATTTGTGGTCAGCAGTCTCTAATAACCGTCTGTCCAACCAGGCTTATCTGACAACcatctgctcacacacactttctacaTCTGTCGGTGATTTATACGACCGTTTAATGTCGACCATgatttctctctcctccgtccttCTCCAGATCCTCCGCTTGTCTGTCAGTCACTTTTTTACCTTCTTTGGATAGTCTGAATCTGGGGTTGGTTGGCGGCCCGTTTGTCTGTACGTGgctcaaacgttttttttttcaattgaaCAAAGTCAAATGTAATCCCAATTTTTGGGGGGATGGCTAAAAGAACATCTCAAAATCTAAAAGTGTTGATTTTAGAATAGGGCGGGGCCATGGATATACATGGACATACAATCTCTATATACTTTTGTCTGTTTTTATGAATCTAacatctgtctgtccttctgtctgtcccttcaCAAGCCCAGCTCGTAGTGGAGGTAGACACCTTTGGTAGCCAGGTGAGAATCCGCGGCAAGGAGACCAACTATTACCTGTGCATGAACCGCCGTGGCAAGCTTGTTGGAAAGGTGAGACATTTGGAAAGCCTGTGTGATCTCCTAGTCTGCAGCCTCTTGTTTAAGAGGACATCAAAAGTATATTGATGCTTGAATGAAATTCAAATAAGAAGGTTGTCTTGATGTCTAGAGCATCTTTGTTTCAGAGAACATCCTCCAAGCATCTTGATGTTCAGCAATAGGCTACTAACAACTTGGTTGGAACTCATTCCACAGATTGCTGATCAGACTCTATTTTCTTATCtttttgaatgtgtgtttgtgtgcgtgcacatCTATCCACTCTCTCAGAAGGCCAGTAATCGTAGTGCCGACTGCGTGTTCGTAGAGAAGGTTTTGGAGAACCACTACACAGCGCTGATGTCAGCGCGCTACGCCGGCTGGTACGTGGGTTTCACCAAGAGGGGGCGCCCTCGTCGAGGCCCGCATACCCTGCCCAACCAGCAGGACGTCCATTTCATGAAGCGCTTCCCTCCGGGAGAACAGCCTGACCTCACGCCTTTCCGCTTCACAACCGTCAGCAAGAGGAGCAAGAGGGTCCGAGCCACTGGTCCTCGCTAGCTAGTGACTAACCTAGCTAGCGGCCACACTGCCCTACCTAACAATTGATAACTGCTAATCGCTAAGCTAATGGACCAGGGCTACGCCTAGTCTTCTTCCACCGGTGCCCCACCTGACGCTTGCCTCTACTGGGACAACAGTGACGTGCCTGTTAGTTGCCATTCCTGCTTTTCCTCCAGACCTCAATTACTTCTATTGGACCCTGTCCATCACCAACAGCATCTTGACCAGCCTGGCTGACTCCCTTGCACAGCCCAGAGACACTGACAAGGCCCCTGAAGGGTAGCTAAATTTAGGCCCAGGGACTTTTTTCCCCAGACCCACAAACTTGAGATGCTCTCTGTCTGAGAATATGTTGGGGTGATAGTCCCCCAAGGCATAACGAGGCCTGTGGGACAGCAGCAAGAGGGGGCAGGTGGATGAAAAGAGTCTAAGACTAGATGGAGGACAAACAGGATGTGCATGAAGGACACAGGAAGTCAATATGAGTGTAAGAAATTAGTGGACTAATTTGACTCTCTTATAACTCTGTCTCACTCCTTTTCTGAGGACagattaatgaatgaatgaatgcataaATGAACGGATTGGGTGGATGGATGaattgtttgcgtgtgtgtgtgtttgtttgtttgtttgtttaatgcaCCAAAGATAATTTGTGAAACTGTTTGGAGAGACTTGGGAGTGGGAGTATGCATGCCCCTTTTACTAAGCCCCTGACACCTCCACTGAAGAGATAGAAGCTGTACAAACTGGAATGTATAAACCAAGCTgcaccaaaacaaacacacctaaTCTACAACCGACCAAAGACAATTGGAGATCAACGACAGGACACCTACACAAGTCCCACCCCCAGAACACGAAACCCTCTGCTTATAGGTCCAGAGGGTGATTGACGAGCGGGCGTGGGGGCAGGGTGCTTTCTCTTCATACTAGCGTTGCTATAGAAACGACCCAGGGGATGATGCTCCCATGCGAAACCATGGATACAGAATGCTGCTAACAAGACATTCAGTGGAACCAAAGTCTCATgatacacaaaaaaaatattaaaggGAACAATTTATTAAAAGCTATATATATAAAGATGACAAAAACTCCAAATAAGCGATCTTACTATGATTGTTACTataattgttgttattattataaaatTATTTCACTTATTTATTTCAGCTCTGTGTGCAGCAGTCTTTCTAACATCAGTAAACCgtacagaaatgtgtgtgtgtgtcagatggctTCTCTACAGTGCAACTAGATCTGGTCTAAACTCACAGCCACAGTTCAGGGTTGAAGGGTTGGCCCGGGGTCCAAGCAAGCTGAGCTTTTGCAGCTGGGGTAAGTTTTAGCAGTCAGGTTTAGTCACCTCAGTCAGGCTGAGGTGAATGATCACATTTAATTGCAACCCTGTTTGTGagttggacccccccccccccccccccccccccccccccccccccccccgttccctAGAGCCCAATGAACCCCTGGTTTAATCCTCACTGGTATAATCATCGTCATCACATCCTTTAAATGAATGTCTAGTTGTTTGGGTTTAGGACTATGCCACTCACCACTTATTACAAATGACTGAAAGGCTTCAAGGTGTATAACATACTGGATCCTAAACTGATCGGAACCACAGGGCCAGTAGTTGTCCCCTCAGTGGACTCTTTCATGACTTCATTACATAGGGCCTAACgaagaatgcgtgtgtgtggacggATGGACGTAACTTGGGGTGCAACAGCACATCTCTTACACCACACTCCTACATCCCTCCCCccatataaacacacatgccCCTTTTGCCTTCTACACATACACTGTCCTGGCTGAAGGCCATAGAGGGGGATGCCGCTGCCAAATGACCCAATCACGTCTGCAGACAcaaacagctgactcagggggGAAAAAGGGCCCAACCCGAGGATTCCGATTCAGAGGAATCTgaactgggagggggggggttctggaacGTTGCAGCAGTTCCATTCGGAATGATGGAAATATTCCACGGAGCCAAACCCAGAGTGGAAGGTGTATGGTAATCATGTCAGGGAAGGAATGCCAAATATGTGCGTGAGAACGGAGCGGTGACCTGAGAGCTGCAGGAATTATGGACCAAAATCCCACAGACCCAaaggaagcacacacacccatactcaCAAGCAAGGggggactacacacacacacacacacacacacaaacccattcTCACAACCAAGGGGGAACCACACACTAGATTTACTCTACACCACAAACGCACACCTATACCGTTCCAATTACTCACATTGACTCTACTATATAAACCACACAGTATCCAACTATTCTGAAAGACCGTAGCCACACGTAACTCATATTCCAACATCAGCC
Encoded here:
- the fgf18a gene encoding fibroblast growth factor 18a: SVPSQAQLVVEVDTFGSQVRIRGKETNYYLCMNRRGKLVGKKASNRSADCVFVEKVLENHYTALMSARYAGWYVGFTKRGRPRRGPHTLPNQQDVHFMKRFPPGEQPDLTPFRFTTVSKRSKRVRATGPR